From Paraglaciecola sp. L1A13:
GTACCTTGGTGTTAATTGATGGCACCCGTGCCGTGCCTTTTAGTTTCCGTAATTCAGTAGACGTTAATATGATCCCCACGGGGTTAATTAAGCGTGTTGATGTACTGACAGGTGGTGCTGCAGCGGTTTATGGTGCCGATGCGGTATCTGGCGTAGTTAACTTTATTCTAAACGATGATTTCAACGGGGCAGAGTTTTCTAGCAGTTATGAAACCGCTGACGGTGGCAACGAAAAAATCAATTTCGAAGGGATTTTTGGTGGTGATATTGCCAACGGTTCAGGTCATATCACAGGGTATGTAGGTTACTCTGAACGAAAAGAGCTGCTGGCTGGTGAACGTGATTACGCCATGAAAAATGCCAATTCAATCATCAACACAGGCGGTTATTATACTGATATTGCCACCGGTGACGCATTTGCTATTGATGCCGCTGGGAGCGTGGTAGATGAACGTCAAACCACTAGCTCTACTGCTGATCTTTACCTCACTCAACCCATGAAGCGTTTGTCTACCGGTTTACTGTTTGATTTTGATTTGACAGACAACGCCACAGCCTATGGCCGCGCCATGTACTCTAAAGTGACAGTTAACGGCGCTGGCGCAAGTGGTCAGGCACCTATTTCCGTTAATCAACAGATTACATTGAGTGCCGATAACGCCTTCTTAACCGATGACATCCGCAATAACTTAACCTTCGACAGCGATGGCATCGCACAGGTTAATGTTGAAAGAAACCTCGGACTCGGCGTACAGCGCACTGAGGCTGTTCGAGATTCTCTTCAACTGCAAATGGGTGTCAAAGGCGATATCAATGAGTATTTACGTTACGACGTTTATGGTCAGTACGGCCGAACCGATGAAACTGCGACTATTTACAACAATGGCTATAAAGTTGATGGCTCTGGTAACAACCGCTTTGCTGCACTTGCCAATACTGTCGATATATTTGACCCTAACTTGGATTTAACCAGCTTCAGCGACCCATTAATCTATACCACCCGAGAACGTACCCAAAGTGTGTTAGCAGCGACGCTATCGGGTGATTCATCAGCGTTTTTTGAGCTACCTGATGGGCCTATCGATTTTGCTGTCGGTTATGAGTACCGTAAAGAAACAGGCAAGCAGACCCCAGGTGATGCATTTAGAAATGGCACCAGTTTCGCATCAGTCAGTGCATTTGATATGGATGCTGGCTTTGATAGTGAAGAATTCTACGCAGAAGTACTAATACCGGTCGTATCAGACGTCGCCTTTGCCAAAGAAATTAGTGTCGAAGGGGCTTATCGAATTTCGGATTATTCCAATACTGAAGCAGAAGACACCTATAAAATCGGCCTTAACTGGGCCATTAACGATGATATTCGCTTGCGCGCGAATAAGTTAACGGCGTTTAGAGCCCCCAACCTTGGTGAGTTTGCCAGTCCAATCAGTGGTTTGTCACTTGCCTTGTTTGATCAAACGAGCGACCAGTTTGTGGCGCGATTTGCTGGTCGTTATAACGGCGATCCATGTTTATTAGGCACTGGCGATACAGCACAATGCGAACGCTATGGTGCCCCCGCTGTCGATACCCCATACGATTCGAGTACCGCGCAATATACCTATGGTGGTAACCCTGAAATCAAACCTGAGCAAGCTGAATCTGAAACCGTCGGGGTGGTCTACACACCCACTTTCATCGAAGGCTTTGATGTATCCATTGATTACTATCACATTGAAATCTCTGATGCGGTGAGTCAAATTCAACCGGGGGCGGCCTTACAAAGCTGTTATATCGATAATCCTGATGCGAGCAACCCGTTATGTGGCGCCGTATTGCGAGACCCAACCACAGGCTTTATTACCACAGCCATCGTCAACGATTTCAACCTAGCTTCAATTGAGCAAAGCGGTATTGATATCGCAACCAATTACATTGTGGATGCACCCGATGCTCTCGGCGGTACGCTTAAGTTAAGTTACCAAGGGAATCTGGTTACTAAGCAAACTCGCCAGAGTAATGCCACAGTGGCAGCGGTTGATTGCAAGGGGACCTATGGCAGTGCATGTTCAGGGGACTTCGCCAGTGTGTTACAAGCAGATTATAAACACAGAGCAACCCTTGATTGGAACCTAGACGCCATGAATTTCCAACTAGGTTGGCGACGTATCGGCGGTGTAGATTACGCGTCTGATCGCTCAACCAGTATATCTGCCCAAGATTATTTTGACTTTGCCGCTTCTTGGCAAGCCACAGAGCAAGTGGTGTTGAACTTCGGTATCGACAATCTATTCGATAAACAACCGCCCATTCCACAAGCAGGTGCGAATCACTTCAACACAGTCAGTGATTACGATGTTATAGGCAGAACAGTGGGATTAGCAATCCGAT
This genomic window contains:
- a CDS encoding TonB-dependent receptor domain-containing protein, with the protein product MKHRTYTTKLQRLTLTPVTLAVTAALFSSAPMAQDESQKQDKTEVISITGSRIQRTELVSSSAVASVDEVQIKLDRAINVEDITSKLPQAAAGANSTGSTVGDSFGSSTIDLRGLGQNRTLVLIDGTRAVPFSFRNSVDVNMIPTGLIKRVDVLTGGAAAVYGADAVSGVVNFILNDDFNGAEFSSSYETADGGNEKINFEGIFGGDIANGSGHITGYVGYSERKELLAGERDYAMKNANSIINTGGYYTDIATGDAFAIDAAGSVVDERQTTSSTADLYLTQPMKRLSTGLLFDFDLTDNATAYGRAMYSKVTVNGAGASGQAPISVNQQITLSADNAFLTDDIRNNLTFDSDGIAQVNVERNLGLGVQRTEAVRDSLQLQMGVKGDINEYLRYDVYGQYGRTDETATIYNNGYKVDGSGNNRFAALANTVDIFDPNLDLTSFSDPLIYTTRERTQSVLAATLSGDSSAFFELPDGPIDFAVGYEYRKETGKQTPGDAFRNGTSFASVSAFDMDAGFDSEEFYAEVLIPVVSDVAFAKEISVEGAYRISDYSNTEAEDTYKIGLNWAINDDIRLRANKLTAFRAPNLGEFASPISGLSLALFDQTSDQFVARFAGRYNGDPCLLGTGDTAQCERYGAPAVDTPYDSSTAQYTYGGNPEIKPEQAESETVGVVYTPTFIEGFDVSIDYYHIEISDAVSQIQPGAALQSCYIDNPDASNPLCGAVLRDPTTGFITTAIVNDFNLASIEQSGIDIATNYIVDAPDALGGTLKLSYQGNLVTKQTRQSNATVAAVDCKGTYGSACSGDFASVLQADYKHRATLDWNLDAMNFQLGWRRIGGVDYASDRSTSISAQDYFDFAASWQATEQVVLNFGIDNLFDKQPPIPQAGANHFNTVSDYDVIGRTVGLAIRYSPRF